The Herminiimonas arsenitoxidans genome window below encodes:
- a CDS encoding PilV family protein: MFIKNGFHSRAVRSGFTLIELVMFIVIVSIAVIGILQVMNVTTKNSADPQLRKQALSIAEALLEEVSLARFTFCDPADPNAETAANAAACAVPEGVGPENGNVRPFDNVNDYVAAYGVAQPIAIADVNAIGIPNLANYAATIKIVQQAFNGIPATDSLLITVSVAYGAETITLDGYRTRYAPNLMP; encoded by the coding sequence ATGTTCATTAAGAACGGTTTCCATTCCAGAGCGGTACGCTCGGGCTTCACATTGATAGAACTGGTGATGTTCATTGTCATTGTCAGTATTGCCGTGATAGGCATATTGCAAGTCATGAACGTAACAACAAAAAATAGCGCAGACCCACAGTTGCGTAAGCAGGCCTTGTCGATTGCTGAGGCTTTGCTAGAAGAAGTGTCGCTGGCGCGTTTTACTTTTTGTGATCCTGCTGATCCGAATGCAGAAACGGCAGCTAATGCAGCGGCCTGTGCAGTACCGGAAGGTGTCGGTCCGGAAAATGGGAATGTGCGTCCGTTTGATAACGTGAATGATTATGTTGCAGCGTATGGTGTGGCGCAACCCATTGCCATTGCGGATGTAAATGCCATTGGCATTCCTAATCTTGCCAACTATGCCGCGACGATCAAGATCGTACAACAGGCATTCAATGGCATCCCAGCCACAGATTCGCTGTTGATTACGGTGAGTGTGGCTTACGGTGCGGAGACCATCACGCTGGATGGCTATCGCACTCGTTATGCACCGAATCTGATGCCATGA
- a CDS encoding GspE/PulE family protein, protein MARPEKVRLGEILVQQKLISEEQLQFSLAEQKRTGRKLGRVFVENGLVTEEQISTALAKQLDIPYINIKFFNVLPETVRLLPETQARRFRAMVLEDRRKTLLIGMADPTDLFAYDEISRAVKRDIELAVINESELLHAIDRIYRRTEEITDFARELEQDLGEGHVDFGAIGMTPGLEEAPIVKLLQSVFDDATQVRASDIHIEPQEGRLQIRFRIDGVLHLQTEADIKIAASLALRLKLMSELDISEKRLPQDGRFAIKVRNQNIDVRISTMPTQYGESVVMRLLNQSGGSLMLDSIGMPVEMMTRLRKIIRRPNGLVLVTGPTGSGKTTTLYGALTELNTSERKLITVEDPVEYRLPGVNQVQVNEKIELSFSRVLRSALRQDPDVVLVGEMRDQETAQIGMRAALTGHLVLSTLHTNDAITTPIRLLDMGVPRYMVATSLQVVIAQRLVRVICESCVTDYVLLPAEREWLQTELGDAVHTHSYKHGRGCSHCNGTGYRGRTGVYEMLEMTSAVAHAANSHDPNHFIKVAQEQMAGRTLRHHAVELIITGKTTVSEAMRITNQFED, encoded by the coding sequence ATGGCACGGCCCGAAAAGGTTCGCTTAGGTGAAATCCTGGTTCAGCAGAAACTGATTTCTGAGGAACAGCTTCAATTTTCTCTCGCTGAACAAAAGCGTACAGGGAGAAAGCTCGGTCGCGTTTTTGTCGAAAACGGTTTGGTGACAGAAGAGCAGATATCGACTGCGCTGGCCAAACAGTTGGATATTCCTTACATCAATATCAAGTTTTTCAACGTACTTCCAGAGACGGTACGTCTCTTGCCAGAGACGCAAGCGCGGCGTTTCCGTGCGATGGTGTTGGAAGATAGGCGTAAGACGTTGTTGATAGGCATGGCCGATCCTACGGATCTATTTGCCTACGATGAGATTTCCCGTGCGGTAAAAAGAGATATCGAACTCGCTGTCATTAACGAGAGCGAGTTACTTCATGCGATTGACCGTATTTACCGCCGCACTGAAGAAATCACCGATTTCGCACGGGAGCTAGAGCAGGATTTGGGCGAAGGCCACGTTGATTTCGGTGCGATAGGAATGACGCCGGGTCTGGAAGAAGCTCCTATTGTCAAGTTATTGCAATCGGTGTTCGATGATGCGACACAGGTACGCGCATCCGATATTCATATCGAACCACAGGAAGGGCGTTTGCAGATACGCTTCCGTATCGATGGCGTATTACATTTGCAAACCGAAGCAGATATTAAAATTGCCGCCTCACTGGCACTGCGTCTGAAATTGATGTCCGAGCTTGATATTTCGGAAAAACGTTTGCCGCAAGATGGGCGTTTTGCTATCAAGGTTCGCAACCAGAATATCGACGTGCGTATCTCAACCATGCCAACGCAATATGGCGAATCGGTTGTCATGCGTTTGCTCAATCAGAGTGGCGGCTCGCTGATGCTGGATTCAATCGGTATGCCGGTTGAAATGATGACGCGTTTGCGCAAGATCATCCGCCGCCCGAATGGTTTAGTGCTGGTAACCGGCCCTACTGGTAGTGGTAAAACGACGACTCTGTATGGGGCTTTAACTGAGCTGAATACTTCGGAGCGTAAATTGATTACGGTGGAAGATCCGGTTGAGTATCGTTTGCCGGGTGTGAATCAAGTACAGGTCAATGAAAAAATTGAATTAAGTTTCTCACGTGTTCTGCGCTCCGCATTACGGCAGGATCCGGACGTAGTTCTCGTCGGTGAAATGCGCGATCAAGAAACAGCACAGATTGGTATGCGTGCAGCACTTACTGGCCACTTGGTGCTATCGACTTTGCATACGAATGATGCAATCACTACGCCGATTCGTCTTCTTGATATGGGTGTGCCAAGGTATATGGTTGCGACCTCATTGCAGGTCGTTATTGCGCAGCGTCTTGTGCGTGTTATTTGTGAAAGCTGTGTGACGGATTATGTATTGTTGCCGGCTGAGCGCGAATGGCTGCAAACGGAGTTGGGCGATGCTGTCCATACGCATAGTTACAAACATGGACGTGGCTGTTCGCATTGCAATGGCACTGGTTATCGCGGGCGTACCGGTGTTTATGAAATGCTGGAAATGACCAGTGCTGTCGCGCATGCTGCCAACAGTCATGACCCCAATCACTTCATTAAAGTTGCCCAAGAGCAAATGGCGGGAAGAACTTTGCGACATCATGCAGTTGAGTTGATTATCACGGGCAAGACGACTGTAAGTGAAGCAATGAGGATTACCAATCAGTTTGAGGATTGA
- a CDS encoding glutathione binding-like protein: protein MIDLYSTATPNGHKVHIMLEECGLAYNMHHIDIGAGDQFTPDFLAISPNNKIPAIIDSDGPDGKPMSLFESGAILVYLASKVGKFLGTTDREKFTTLQWLMFQMGGVGPMLGQAHHFRMYAPEKIDYAVNRYTNEAKRLYGVIEKRLAESKYLAGDNYTVADIATFPWLRSWEKQGIELSDYPHLQNWFNEISARPAVKKGVTLFADLRKPIADEKSKEILFGATQYAKH, encoded by the coding sequence ATGATAGACCTTTATTCCACCGCCACGCCCAACGGCCACAAAGTCCACATCATGCTGGAAGAATGCGGCCTGGCTTACAACATGCATCACATTGATATCGGCGCGGGCGATCAATTCACACCCGATTTCCTCGCCATCTCGCCGAACAACAAGATTCCGGCAATTATCGATAGCGACGGCCCTGACGGCAAACCTATGTCCTTGTTCGAGTCCGGTGCCATTCTGGTTTATCTCGCCAGCAAGGTTGGCAAATTTCTCGGTACTACTGATCGTGAAAAATTCACGACCTTGCAATGGCTGATGTTTCAAATGGGCGGCGTCGGTCCTATGCTCGGCCAAGCGCATCACTTCCGCATGTACGCACCGGAAAAAATCGACTACGCAGTCAATCGCTACACCAATGAAGCAAAGCGTTTGTACGGCGTCATCGAAAAGCGTCTAGCTGAAAGTAAATACCTCGCCGGCGATAACTACACCGTGGCCGATATCGCGACTTTCCCTTGGCTGCGCTCGTGGGAAAAACAGGGAATTGAATTGTCCGACTACCCTCACCTGCAAAACTGGTTCAACGAAATCAGCGCACGCCCGGCAGTAAAGAAAGGCGTCACGCTGTTTGCCGATTTGCGCAAACCTATCGCGGATGAAAAATCGAAGGAAATATTGTTTGGCGCAACGCAGTACGCGAAGCACTAA
- a CDS encoding ATP-binding protein, with amino-acid sequence MARYLDRIWVRFGLGIAATVLVTMVVMGATSYVYGQVEFERFRESLPEQVRVEFDLLNARDLDDSPRAMEIYQQYWLGNRWDTDTFAIIIDLLVCLPFGLVAGLWTSRMVTQPVQSIAEAARRVAVGDFSVRAHARSQGGEMTSLVNDFNHMTDALETLERERKSTMAAISHELRTPLAVLQARLHAIYDGVIPADPKEFSRLLEQVRHLTRLVSDLHTLSVADAGRLSLHRKELDLVALVRDVLAKYASRLEAHGMQAELTIQGKIPLIQADEDRLHQMLNNLIENALQYAQSGGWLGIDLQSKDSDVVISVSDAGEGLSADMHEQVFQRFHRLDPSRNRATGGSGLGLSIVRTLVELQGGHVSIDKAERGGVRFVIQLPRS; translated from the coding sequence ATGGCGCGATACCTAGACCGCATCTGGGTCCGCTTCGGACTCGGCATCGCGGCAACAGTGCTGGTCACCATGGTCGTCATGGGCGCGACCAGCTATGTGTATGGACAAGTGGAATTCGAGCGTTTTCGCGAAAGCCTTCCCGAACAAGTGCGAGTGGAATTCGATCTGCTCAATGCACGTGATCTGGATGACAGCCCGCGCGCGATGGAAATCTACCAGCAGTACTGGCTAGGTAATCGCTGGGATACAGATACCTTCGCGATTATCATCGATCTGCTGGTATGCCTACCATTTGGCTTGGTCGCCGGCTTATGGACTTCACGTATGGTCACGCAACCGGTGCAATCGATAGCCGAGGCTGCACGCCGGGTCGCTGTGGGTGATTTCAGTGTGCGCGCGCATGCCCGTAGTCAGGGTGGAGAAATGACCAGCCTGGTCAACGATTTCAATCACATGACCGATGCGCTGGAAACGCTGGAGCGCGAGCGCAAATCGACGATGGCAGCGATTTCGCACGAATTACGTACACCGTTGGCAGTGCTACAGGCCAGACTGCATGCGATATATGACGGCGTGATCCCGGCCGATCCGAAAGAGTTTTCGCGGCTGCTGGAACAAGTGCGTCATCTGACACGCCTGGTGAGCGATTTGCATACTCTTTCCGTGGCAGATGCGGGACGCTTGTCTTTGCATCGCAAAGAGCTTGATCTGGTCGCATTGGTACGTGATGTTCTCGCCAAATACGCCAGCCGCCTTGAAGCGCACGGCATGCAGGCCGAATTGACGATACAGGGCAAGATTCCGCTGATACAGGCGGACGAAGATCGCTTGCATCAGATGTTGAACAACCTGATTGAAAATGCACTGCAATACGCCCAGAGCGGTGGCTGGCTGGGTATCGATCTGCAATCCAAGGATAGCGATGTTGTCATTTCAGTCAGCGATGCGGGCGAAGGACTTTCGGCAGATATGCATGAACAGGTATTCCAGCGCTTTCACCGTCTGGATCCGTCGCGCAATCGCGCCACTGGCGGTAGCGGATTAGGTCTGTCGATAGTGCGTACATTAGTAGAATTGCAAGGTGGCCATGTTTCCATCGACAAGGCTGAACGTGGTGGCGTGCGTTTTGTCATTCAGTTGCCACGTAGCTAA
- a CDS encoding response regulator: protein MNRTNTATTPLVLVVEDETELSDILLAYLQRDNLRTLHAATGPDALRLFREHQPSIVLLDIRLPGKDGVDVLKEIRQESDTPVIMTTALADDLDKMLSLRLGADDYVVKPYNPAEIIERVRAVLRRTFRAPEPRNDAPLRIGQLEIDQQAYTARAFDEQERPVVLPLTLTEFRILVCLAKRPKRCFSRAELIEACLPESDALDRVIDSHLSKLRKKLQDAGCNDLIETVRGIGYRLWRDT, encoded by the coding sequence ATGAATAGAACGAATACGGCGACTACCCCGCTCGTACTGGTCGTCGAAGACGAAACCGAACTGTCCGACATCCTGCTGGCCTACCTGCAACGCGACAACTTGCGTACCTTGCATGCAGCGACCGGCCCAGATGCCTTGCGACTCTTCCGCGAACATCAACCTTCTATCGTACTGCTCGATATCCGCCTGCCTGGCAAAGATGGCGTAGATGTCTTGAAGGAAATTCGTCAGGAAAGTGATACGCCTGTCATCATGACAACAGCATTGGCAGACGATCTGGACAAAATGCTCAGTCTGCGATTGGGTGCCGACGACTATGTTGTCAAACCCTACAATCCGGCCGAAATCATAGAACGCGTGCGCGCCGTGCTACGTCGCACATTCCGTGCGCCAGAGCCGCGCAACGATGCTCCTCTGCGCATCGGCCAACTCGAAATCGACCAACAGGCTTACACCGCGCGCGCTTTCGATGAGCAGGAACGTCCTGTTGTGCTGCCACTGACACTGACTGAATTCCGCATTCTGGTCTGTCTTGCAAAACGCCCCAAGCGTTGCTTCTCACGCGCAGAACTGATCGAGGCATGCTTGCCGGAAAGCGATGCACTCGATCGCGTGATCGATTCCCATCTGAGCAAATTGCGGAAAAAATTGCAGGACGCAGGTTGCAACGATTTGATTGAAACCGTACGTGGCATCGGATACCGACTATGGCGCGATACCTAG
- a CDS encoding type II secretion system protein — MKVKSFSKQQAGFTLIELVVVIVILGILAVTAIPRFTDMSKDARIAAVNGMLGTVQSASSIAHAQALVSNQNAATGTITMEGQTVDLVNGYPSTATGIRLALTSTGFGGTAGSFTLTGAPTPASCAVTYAQPAALNGSPTISSVTTGC; from the coding sequence ATGAAAGTGAAGTCTTTTTCCAAACAACAAGCTGGTTTCACGCTGATCGAATTGGTCGTCGTGATTGTGATTCTGGGTATCTTGGCTGTAACTGCAATTCCACGTTTTACTGATATGTCGAAGGATGCAAGGATTGCCGCTGTTAACGGTATGTTGGGCACGGTTCAATCTGCATCGTCGATCGCACATGCTCAGGCGTTGGTGAGTAATCAGAACGCTGCGACTGGCACCATTACGATGGAAGGCCAGACGGTTGATTTGGTTAACGGCTATCCAAGCACTGCGACGGGCATTCGTTTAGCACTGACATCGACTGGATTTGGTGGAACTGCTGGATCATTTACATTGACCGGTGCACCTACTCCGGCTAGCTGCGCGGTAACTTATGCACAGCCTGCTGCCTTGAATGGTTCTCCAACGATTAGTAGCGTCACAACTGGTTGCTAA
- a CDS encoding type II secretion system F family protein, with protein MPFFAYKARNARGELLQGVLEGPDSGGIADQLFSTGITPIEIVVTEKPGGNDANNWWSKLFEPKIRPMDVQLFSRQLYTLLKAGVPIMRGLAGLQESAINKSFASVIKDLRESLDAGRELSAAMRRHPKVFTSFYTSMVRVGEMTGRLDEVFLRLFDYLEFDRDMRQRIKTALRYPTFVVTALVVAMVVINLFVIPTFAKVYAGFKVELPFMTKILIGTSNFSVQYWPLLLAILVGVVISFKMYTATPGGKYQWDKTKLRIPIAGKIILKGTLARFARSFALSSKSGVPIVQGLNVMAQTVDNSYISSRIEQMRDGVERGESILRTAVTTGVFTPVVVQMIAVGEESGELDSLMDEIAEMYEREVDYELKTLSAQIEPILIVGLGIMTLVLALGVFLPVWDLGKAAMGH; from the coding sequence GTGCCATTTTTTGCATATAAAGCTCGTAATGCTCGTGGAGAGTTGCTGCAAGGTGTTTTGGAGGGACCGGATAGCGGAGGAATCGCCGACCAACTTTTTAGCACTGGCATTACACCGATCGAAATCGTTGTAACGGAAAAACCTGGTGGCAATGATGCGAACAATTGGTGGAGCAAGCTGTTTGAGCCAAAAATACGCCCGATGGATGTGCAATTGTTTAGTAGACAGCTATATACCTTGTTGAAGGCTGGTGTGCCTATCATGCGTGGTCTGGCTGGCTTGCAGGAATCAGCAATCAACAAATCGTTTGCATCTGTGATTAAAGATTTACGCGAATCGCTGGACGCAGGGCGTGAGCTATCCGCTGCAATGCGTCGCCATCCCAAGGTATTCACTTCTTTTTATACCAGTATGGTGCGTGTCGGGGAAATGACTGGTCGTTTGGATGAAGTGTTTCTGCGTTTGTTTGATTATCTTGAGTTCGATCGGGATATGCGTCAACGCATCAAGACAGCACTGCGTTATCCGACCTTCGTGGTGACGGCATTGGTGGTAGCGATGGTTGTGATTAATCTGTTCGTTATTCCGACCTTTGCCAAGGTCTATGCCGGATTCAAGGTAGAGCTGCCATTCATGACGAAAATTTTGATCGGCACTTCTAATTTTTCTGTGCAGTATTGGCCGTTGCTATTGGCGATACTCGTGGGCGTTGTAATCAGTTTCAAGATGTATACCGCTACACCGGGCGGTAAGTATCAATGGGATAAAACGAAGCTGCGTATTCCAATCGCTGGAAAAATCATCTTGAAGGGAACGCTTGCACGTTTTGCACGCAGCTTTGCACTGTCGAGCAAAAGCGGTGTGCCGATCGTCCAGGGCTTGAACGTTATGGCTCAGACGGTGGATAACAGTTATATCTCCAGCCGCATCGAACAAATGCGTGACGGTGTGGAACGCGGTGAAAGTATTTTGCGTACAGCAGTCACTACAGGTGTGTTTACGCCGGTAGTTGTACAAATGATTGCGGTCGGCGAAGAGTCTGGCGAATTGGACAGTTTAATGGATGAAATTGCAGAAATGTATGAGCGTGAAGTTGACTATGAGCTTAAAACATTATCTGCACAGATTGAACCGATTTTGATTGTGGGCTTGGGAATTATGACGCTGGTTCTGGCCTTGGGTGTGTTCTTACCAGTCTGGGATTTGGGCAAAGCGGCGATGGGGCATTGA
- a CDS encoding histidine phosphatase family protein: MTLAKRRRVYLMRHGSVTYFDDEGKPYAHDEVPLNEKGRMQTSEAGKIFAQQGIQFDRVITSNLPRTVESATRVLVETGQQITLEQWQDLQEVRGCHSLEDIADDHLEHAFTSAFTCMAAEDKKFLEGESVGQLMDRIHTAIDRLRADPSWDTVLLVLHGGVNRAVLSYAITNQRLFLGNIEQAPGCINILDVGDRADDWVIQAINYAPPLPLHTASRLTTMEEVLLHYRRSRGL; encoded by the coding sequence ATGACATTAGCGAAAAGAAGACGCGTCTATCTGATGCGTCACGGCAGCGTGACTTACTTCGATGACGAAGGGAAACCATACGCGCATGATGAAGTACCGCTGAACGAAAAAGGCCGCATGCAAACCAGCGAAGCAGGCAAAATCTTCGCGCAACAAGGCATACAATTCGACCGCGTCATCACTTCCAATCTACCGCGCACGGTGGAATCCGCTACACGTGTACTGGTAGAAACCGGCCAGCAAATCACGCTGGAACAATGGCAGGACTTGCAGGAAGTACGTGGTTGCCACTCACTGGAAGATATTGCCGACGACCATCTTGAGCATGCCTTTACCAGTGCCTTTACGTGCATGGCAGCGGAAGATAAAAAATTTCTGGAAGGCGAAAGCGTCGGTCAATTAATGGATCGCATCCACACAGCAATTGATCGCCTGCGCGCAGATCCTTCCTGGGATACTGTGTTGCTCGTCTTGCACGGCGGCGTCAATCGCGCCGTCTTGTCTTATGCGATTACCAATCAACGCCTGTTCCTCGGCAATATCGAACAGGCGCCTGGCTGCATCAATATTTTGGATGTGGGCGATCGCGCAGATGATTGGGTCATCCAAGCCATCAACTACGCACCACCACTGCCGCTACATACAGCATCACGCCTCACCACGATGGAAGAAGTATTGCTGCATTACCGCAGATCGCGTGGCCTGTAA
- a CDS encoding DUF1178 family protein yields the protein MKVYNLCCEHDHRFEGWFSSEDDFLTQSSQHLIECPLCGNQEIKRLPSSPRLNLSGATARVNDDSARKQDQLMDFARKVIANTEDVGNQFAEEARRIHYKEVPEHGIRGTATADERSALAEEGVDVMTLPIPDVLKH from the coding sequence ATGAAAGTCTATAACCTTTGTTGTGAACACGATCATCGCTTTGAGGGATGGTTTTCCTCCGAAGATGACTTCCTCACACAATCCTCCCAACATTTGATTGAATGCCCTTTATGCGGCAATCAAGAGATCAAACGTTTACCATCATCCCCTCGTTTAAATTTGTCCGGTGCCACTGCGCGTGTGAACGACGACAGCGCACGTAAGCAAGATCAGTTAATGGATTTTGCGCGCAAGGTGATTGCCAATACGGAAGACGTCGGCAATCAATTTGCCGAAGAAGCACGTCGCATTCATTACAAGGAAGTACCGGAACACGGCATACGTGGTACTGCGACGGCTGACGAACGTTCTGCGTTGGCAGAAGAGGGAGTCGATGTCATGACTTTGCCTATTCCCGATGTATTGAAACATTAG
- a CDS encoding type II secretion system protein, whose product MRNTLGFRQKNKGGQSGFTLLELMVVACIIAVLGAVLLNRVLFYQRMAEKTATEQTVGILQSALQLRFTSLIASNRLGEVEGLVKQNPMQWLAQKPANYAGEYFDQVPDGDVSGQWYFDLKERSLVYFVHNRAASKSADAVLPQLRFKTSLVLAVENYPVAERSVSGKIVEGVVLEQIIPYAWD is encoded by the coding sequence ATGCGGAATACGTTGGGCTTCAGGCAAAAAAATAAAGGTGGGCAATCAGGTTTTACTTTGCTGGAGTTGATGGTTGTTGCTTGCATTATTGCGGTGTTGGGGGCGGTGCTGCTTAATCGTGTGCTTTTTTATCAGCGAATGGCGGAAAAAACAGCCACGGAGCAAACGGTAGGGATATTGCAAAGTGCTTTGCAGTTGCGTTTTACTTCGTTGATCGCGAGTAATCGGCTTGGTGAAGTAGAAGGGCTTGTAAAACAAAATCCTATGCAGTGGTTGGCGCAAAAGCCCGCCAATTATGCAGGTGAATATTTTGATCAAGTGCCGGATGGAGATGTGTCGGGGCAATGGTATTTCGATTTGAAGGAACGTAGCTTGGTGTATTTCGTGCATAATCGCGCGGCTTCAAAAAGTGCAGATGCAGTGTTACCTCAATTACGTTTCAAGACGAGTTTGGTGTTGGCAGTAGAAAATTATCCAGTGGCTGAGCGATCGGTTTCTGGAAAAATAGTTGAAGGTGTGGTGCTGGAACAGATCATTCCATATGCGTGGGATTGA
- a CDS encoding MaoC family dehydratase gives MRQIVSLAELKELVGQEVAVSDWLEIKQERINLFAQASGDHQWIHVDPERCRKESPYGTPIAHGFLTLSLLPTMLQASIAFPPCKLAVNYGLNRVRFPAPVPVDHRVRGRMLLQSVEEVTGGMQMVWQVTVECEGSDKPVCVAELILRHYI, from the coding sequence ATGCGTCAAATTGTATCGCTGGCTGAATTAAAAGAGTTGGTTGGACAAGAAGTGGCCGTATCCGATTGGCTGGAGATCAAGCAGGAGCGCATCAATCTGTTTGCGCAAGCTAGTGGCGATCACCAATGGATACACGTCGATCCAGAACGTTGCCGCAAAGAGTCGCCCTACGGTACGCCGATTGCACACGGATTTCTGACACTCTCTTTATTGCCGACTATGTTGCAGGCATCAATTGCATTCCCGCCGTGCAAACTGGCGGTGAATTACGGTTTGAATCGAGTGCGTTTTCCGGCTCCGGTGCCGGTTGATCATCGCGTACGTGGTCGTATGCTGTTGCAGTCAGTCGAAGAAGTCACAGGCGGAATGCAGATGGTGTGGCAAGTGACGGTTGAATGCGAGGGCAGTGACAAGCCCGTCTGTGTCGCCGAATTGATACTGCGGCATTACATCTAA
- a CDS encoding prepilin-type N-terminal cleavage/methylation domain-containing protein, protein MRDEPCSFDAGFTLIELILVLILIGILSLYVLPRFFNKDTFDTRAFGDKARATVRYAQKIAIAQNRPVFVDFSSGRIALCFDAACTSPVNSPSTKKANAVCANSTTWMCEALPANVVTNPASPRFFFNALGRPFNIGNVEPTSTFALLTITLTGGGMNSTITIEPETGYVH, encoded by the coding sequence GTGAGAGATGAACCCTGTTCGTTCGATGCCGGTTTTACCCTGATCGAACTTATTTTGGTTTTGATTTTGATTGGTATTCTTTCACTCTATGTTTTGCCGCGTTTCTTTAATAAAGACACATTCGATACGCGTGCCTTTGGTGACAAAGCACGAGCAACTGTGCGTTACGCACAAAAAATTGCGATTGCACAGAATCGCCCCGTTTTTGTCGATTTCAGTAGTGGCCGCATTGCACTTTGTTTCGATGCTGCCTGTACCAGTCCTGTCAATTCACCTTCCACTAAAAAAGCCAATGCCGTTTGTGCAAACAGTACAACATGGATGTGTGAGGCTTTGCCCGCTAATGTTGTGACCAATCCGGCGAGTCCGCGTTTCTTTTTCAATGCATTGGGACGCCCATTCAATATTGGCAATGTGGAACCTACCTCCACATTTGCATTGCTGACCATCACTCTGACTGGTGGTGGCATGAACAGCACGATCACGATAGAACCGGAAACCGGCTATGTTCATTAA
- a CDS encoding oxepin-CoA hydrolase, alternative type, which produces MSAEIQASRHEATLILTLSNPGAKNALHPDMFAAAVEALSTAERDDSIRAVILTGADNFFCAGGNLNHLLEHRAMSKVDQGDAVDSLRSWIDAIRDCPKPVIAAIEGAAAGAGFSLALACDLIVAGNYAKFAMSYVRVGLTPDGGASWFLTQSLPRQLATEILIEGKAIPAQRLYDLGLINKMVPDGTTLDVALKWADELAELSSNAVERTKSLIRDAKDHSLSQHFELEKFNFVESLNHRDAQEGIHAFLEKRKPHYK; this is translated from the coding sequence ATGTCTGCAGAAATCCAAGCATCCCGCCACGAAGCGACCTTGATCTTGACTCTCTCCAATCCTGGTGCGAAGAATGCACTGCACCCGGATATGTTCGCCGCCGCTGTGGAAGCGCTGTCGACGGCGGAGCGCGATGATTCCATCCGCGCAGTGATTCTGACTGGCGCAGACAACTTCTTCTGTGCCGGCGGCAATCTCAATCATCTGCTGGAACATCGTGCCATGAGCAAGGTCGACCAAGGTGATGCAGTCGATAGCTTGCGTAGCTGGATAGATGCGATACGCGATTGTCCTAAACCTGTGATTGCTGCCATCGAAGGTGCCGCTGCCGGCGCGGGATTCTCTCTGGCTTTGGCTTGCGATTTGATCGTTGCCGGTAACTATGCAAAATTTGCCATGTCTTACGTCAGAGTGGGTTTAACTCCTGATGGCGGCGCATCCTGGTTCTTGACGCAGAGCCTGCCGCGCCAATTGGCGACCGAGATATTGATTGAAGGCAAAGCGATTCCGGCTCAACGTTTGTACGATCTGGGTCTGATCAACAAGATGGTTCCCGATGGCACGACACTGGATGTAGCACTGAAGTGGGCCGATGAATTGGCTGAGTTATCAAGCAATGCCGTCGAGCGTACCAAGTCATTGATACGCGATGCCAAAGATCATTCACTCTCCCAGCATTTCGAGCTGGAGAAATTCAACTTTGTTGAAAGCCTCAATCATCGTGATGCGCAAGAAGGTATCCACGCATTCCTGGAAAAAAGAAAACCACATTACAAATGA